In Diachasmimorpha longicaudata isolate KC_UGA_2023 chromosome 4, iyDiaLong2, whole genome shotgun sequence, a single genomic region encodes these proteins:
- the Sec6 gene encoding exocyst complex component 3 — translation MLDNKANINDLQKLEEEAKATATKHVINMLQRPGQLEKVEQYKRRIGRKKASVETMLKTAMQSQLDGVRVGFHQLQNSLESIETIKEELDLIGQSFGSALELSSKLQAVQDENMRHSQYVTAKENLKHIFTVPESVEKTKQWINEGKLLHAHQSLMDLENSRDDLLYELHKLPNQSIPDKVMLKAYFEDVETLSQLMEKQIRLVLSRTLNTVRKEPTVIVTALRIIEREEKADHFATERHRQSGFMPPARPKKWKDMAMKVLEKSVGERIEGTQAEDRKTNKMWLVRFLELTRQLILEDLRVVKTLCGPCFPPKYDIVNKFVKMYHTNLSQHLKDLIAGGLEGNEYVSLLAWIMNTYTGPELMQHPELNIDTTDIGPLLSPEILNDLQEKYLRNMCQNYEDWMKKTVETEKVEWWSGALNESSTQDTYYHTSAPVIIFQMIDQNLQVTKTISTDLTAKALVVCIEQVTKYGVMYRQAILEFKAKHFEDRSQVPYFTHHMITVVNNCLQYVELAQQMKQLYWVTNASGDAAVKFEGLLSHYQQLRNEAAAILLEESFLDLEPQFTDLMTPKWLNSPIPVETICVTLEDYFQDYNHLRNKNFEYIITEAQNLIARRYIAAMLQRKISLKTYDECLTCTSKIMSESDKLKGFFVRIAPKVGNFDSPFEIIKRLAEVLRCEDPEILSLDLHSLAEKYPEMTEDHLVRLLSLRGDISRSEAREKISYILETQRNRRTSQTITNSIFKHIVLQDSFLSWKP, via the coding sequence ATGTTGGACAACAAAGCCAACATAAACGATCTCCAAAAATTGGAAGAGGAGGCCAAGGCGACAGCGACAAAACACGTGATAAATATGCTGCAGCGTCCAGGTCAGTTGGAAAAGGTTGAGCAGTACAAGCGCCGAATAGGACGTAAAAAAGCATCAGTAGAGACGATGCTGAAAACAGCAATGCAAAGTCAGCTGGACGGTGTTAGAGTGGGTTTCCATCAGCTCCAGAACTCCCTGGAGAGTATTGAGACAATAAAAGAGGAGCTGGACCTCATCGGGCAGTCGTTTGGATCAGCCCTGGAGCTGTCCTCCAAACTCCAGGCTGTCCAGGACGAGAATATGCGTCACTCACAGTACGTAACAGcgaaggaaaatctgaaaCACATTTTCACAGTTCCCGAGAGTGTTGAGAAAACGAAGCAGTGGATAAACGAAGGAAAACTTCTACACGCCCATCAGAGTCTGATGGACTTGGAGAATTCTCGTGATGATTTGCTGTACGAGCTCCACAAACTTCCGAATCAATCAATACCTGACAAAGTAATGCTGAAGGCGTATTTCGAGGACGTTGAGACATTGTCACAGCTGATGGAGAAACAAATTCGGCTGGTGCTGAGTCGAACGTTGAATACAGTTAGAAAAGAGCCAACAGTGATTGTCACAGCCTTGAGGATAATTGAACGAGAGGAGAAGGCGGACCATTTTGCCACCGAGAGGCATCGTCAAAGTGGCTTTATGCCACCAGCAAGGCCGAAAAAGTGGAAGGACATGGCCATGAAGGTCCTGGAGAAGTCGGTGGGTGAGAGGATCGAGGGAACCCAAGCTGAGGACcgaaaaaccaacaaaatgtGGCTCGTGAGGTTCTTGGAGTTAACCAGGCAGCTCATCCTCGAGGACTTGAGGGTCGTGAAGACGTTGTGTGGCCCCTGCTTCCCACCCAAGTACGACATTGTCAATAAATTCGTTAAAATGTACCACACAAACCTGTCCCAGCATCTGAAAGACTTGATCGCTGGGGGCTTGGAGGGGAACGAATACGTCTCCCTCCTCGCCTGGATTATGAACACCTACACAGGACCTGAATTAATGCAGCATCCAGAACTGAATATCGACACGACCGACATTGGGCCCCTCCTCAGTCCTGAGATACTGAACGATCTCCAGGAGAAATACCTCAGGAACATGTGCCAGAATTACGAAGACTGGATGAAGAAAACTGTGGAAACTGAAAAGGTTGAGTGGTGGAGTGGTGCCTTGAATGAGAGCAGCACCCAGGACACCTACTACCACACATCAGCTCCTGTTATCATCTTCCAGATGATCGATCAGAATCTCCAGGTGACCAAGACCATCAGCACGGATTTAACAGCCAAAGCTCTTGTTGTTTGTATCGAACAAGTCACGAAATATGGAGTTATGTATCGTCAGGCCATTCTCGAGTTCAAAGCAAAACATTTCGAGGACAGAAGTCAGGTACCTTATTTCACTCATCACATGATCACTGTTGTTAATAATTGTCTACAGTATGTGGAGCTGGCACAGCAGATGAAACAGCTATACTGGGTGACAAATGCCAGTGGTGATGCTGCTGTTAAATTCGAGGGCCTCTTGAGTCATTATCAACAGTTGAGAAACGAAGCTGCTGCCATTTTGTTGGAGGAATCCTTTCTGGATCTCGAGCCACAGTTTACGGATTTGATGACACCCAAGTGGCTCAATTCACCGATTCCTGTGGAAACCATTTGCGTTACACTGGAGGATTATTTTCAAGATTACAATCATCTCAGGAACAAGAATTTCGAGTATATTATCACAGAGGCACAGAATTTAATTGCCAGGAGGTACATTGCTGCAATGctccagagaaaaatatctctgAAGACTTACGACGAGTGTCTCACCTGCACATCCAAAATCATGTCTGAATCAGATAAATTGAAGGGATTCTTTGTGAGGATAGCCCCCAAAGTTGGCAATTTTGATTCTCCTTTCGAGATTATCAAGAGACTGGCGGAAGTACTGAGGTGTGAAGACCCTGAGATTTTATCCCTGGACCTCCACTCGTTGGCTGAAAAATATCCTGAGATGACTGAGGACCATCTGGTGAGGCTGTTGAGCCTGCGGGGTGACATTTCCAGGAGCGAAGCCAGGGAGAAGATCAGCTATATCCTCGAGACACAGAGGAACAGACGAACAAGCCAAACCATCACTAATAGTATTTTCAAGCACATTGTCCTGCAGGATAGCTTTCTTAGTTGGAAGCCTTGA